The DNA sequence ACCGGCCGGCCCCGCACGTCCAGCAGGCCGGTCTGCCGGGCCAACGCCTCGCCGTCCTTGACCACCCGGATGATGAAGTGGTTGCCCTTGCGCAGCCCACTCGGGCTCAGCACGTGAATCTCGCTCGAGTAGCCGTAGACGTCGGCCACCTCCCGGCGCAGCCGCCGGGCGACCGCGTTGGTGTCCAGCTCGGCTTCGACGACGACCCGGCCGGCGACGATGTGCAGTCCGCCGGAGAAGCGCAGCAACGCGGCCATCTCGGCGCGACGGCAGCACGGCTTGGGCACGTCGACCCGGCTCAGCTCGTCCTTGACGGCAGCGGTCATCGCCATAGTCATTCACCTCACGGGGGCCGGTTAGACGGCGGGTACCGATACGTACGTGCTTAACGAGCGGACCCCAGGACAGGCACCAGGGCGGCACCCAACGCGACCGGATCGTGCCGGGGGCTGCCGTCGGCGACCGCCAACGGGGCGAGCGTCAAACGCGCACCCAGCGATTCTGCCGCACGGGCCGCCGGCTCGGGATCGCCGACCGCCGTACCGTCGGCGAGCACCGTGTCGACCTGCAGCTGCGGCAGGTACCAGCTGAGCGCGGCGAGGTGGTCGGCGACCGACAGCCCGAGGGTCTCCTTCTCCGCCGCCAGGTTCAGCGTGACCAGCCGCCGGGCCGGGCTGGCCACGATCGCGGCGGCCAGGTCCGGCACCAGCAGATGCGGGATGACGCTGGTGTACCAACTGCCCGGCCCGAAGATCAGCCAGTCGGCGTCGCGTACCGCCGCCAGCACCGGCCGGCAGGCGGCCGGTGCCTTCGGCTGCAGCCGCACCGACTCGACCCGGCCCCGGGTGACCGCCACCGCGTGCTGGCCCCGGACCGTGACCACGTCAGTCGGCCGGCGCGGGTCACCGCCGCGCACGTCGGCTTCGATCGACACCGGCTCGCAGGACATCGGCAGCACCCGGCCGGTCGCGCCGAGCAGCCGGCCGACGTGGTCGAGGGCGGCGACCGGGTCACCGAGCAGCTCCATCAGCCCGCACAGCACCAGGTTGCCGACCGCGTGCCCGGTGAGTGGGTCGGGACGGTCGGTGGCCGGTGCCTCCCCCGGCACCGGCACGAACCGGTGCTGGAACAGCTCGGCGGTCAACTGGTCGGCCGACGCCGGCCCGGCCAGCGCGGCGAGCGCCTGGCGCAGGTCGCCGGGGGGCAGCGCGCCCCGGTCGGCCCGCAGCCGACCGCTCGACCCACCGTCGTCACCGACCGTGACCACCGCGGTGAGGTCCAGCGCCAGCTCGGCACCGGCGTGACGCAGGCCACGCAGCGAGGCGGCCAGCCCGTGCCCGCCGCCGAAGGCCACCACCCGCAGTACGCTCACTCGCGCCCCAGGTCACGGTGCTGGGCGTTGACCGACAGCCGGGCCTGACGCAGCCGTACGGCGAGCTCCTCGGCGATCGCCACGGAGCGGTGCTTGCCGCCGGTGCAGCCGACCGCCACGGTCAGATAGCGTTTGCCCTCCCGCTCGAACCCGGCGGTGGTGGCGTTGACCAGCTCGGCGTAGTTGCGGACGAAGTCGTCGGCGCCTTCCTGGCTGAGCACATACCCGCTGACCGACGCCTCCCGGCCGGTGTACTCGCGCAGATCCGGGACCCAGTACGGGTTGGGCAGGAACCGCGCGTCGATGACGAAGTCGGCGTCCGGCGGCAGCCCGTACTTGAAGCCGAACGACAGCACGGTGATCCGCAGCCGGCGGGCGTCCTCGCCGCCGAACAGCTCCTCGACCCGGCGCCGGAGCTGGTTCTCGTTCAGATGGCTGGTGTCGATGATCACATCGGCCTGGTCGCGGGCCTCGGCGAGCAGGTCCCGCTCGGCGGCGATGCCGTCGGCCAGCCGGCCGTCGCCCTGCAGCGGATGCGAGCGCCGGACACTTTCGAACCGGCGGATCAGCACGTCGGCGGCGGCGTCGACAAAGACCACCCGGGGCTGGTAGCCGCGTTCCTTGAGCGCCCGGATCGCGCCGACCAGGTCGGTGGAGAAGGCGCGGCTGCGCACGTCCAGCACCATCGCGGTACGCCGGGCCGCCCCACCGGCCCGCATCGCCAGCTCGGCCATGTCGAGCAGCAGCGCCTGCGGCAGGTTGTCCACCACGTAGTAGCCGACGTTCTCCAGGGCCCGGGCCACCGTGCTGCGTCCGCCACCGGACACCCCGGTCACCACGACCAGCCGGGCCTCGTTCTGGTCGGCCACGGTACCGGCCGGTTCGCCGTCGTGCACGGCGCTGCTGGCCAGGTCGTCGACCGCCGCGACGCTGGCCGGTGTGTCGTCGGCCGGCCGGGTGATGTCGTCGCCCGGGTTCAGGCTGTTCTGCCTCACGGTCCTCCTGCCTCGGGTACGCGGCGCGCCAGGTGCGCGCAGGTCGGCACCACAGATGGGATTCTAGGTGCGATCCGCGCCGTCATCCGGCGACCCGGCGAGCGCAGCGACGATCGTCTCCGCGATCCGCCGGCCGATGCCGGGCACCTCGGTGATCTCGTCGACGGTCGCCGAGGCGATCCGCCGGACCGAGCCGAAGTGCCGCAGCAGCGCCTTGCGCCGGGTCTCGCCGAGCCCGGGCACCTGGTCCAGCCCGGAGGCCGTCATCCGCTTCGACCGGCGCTGCCGGTGGTAGGTGATCGCGAACCGGTGCGCCTCGTCGCGGATGCGTTGCAGCAGGTAGAGCCCTTCGGAGGTGCGCGGCAGGATCACCGGGTAGTCGTCGCCGGGCAGCCACACCTCCTCCAGCCGCTTGGCCAGCCCGCACAGCGCCACGTCGTCGACGCCGAGCTCGGCCAGCGCCGTCGCGGCGGCCTGCACCTGCGGCGCACCGCCGTCGACCACGACCAACTGCGGCGGGTACGCGAACCGGCGTGGCCGTCCGGTCTGCGGGTCGACACCCGGCGGTGGCTGGGCCACGTCCGCCGCCGGCGGCGCCGGCACGTCGTCAGCAGGCACCGTCGCCTGCGACGGCGGTTCGTCGGCGGGCTGGCGGTGGCGGGCGAAGCGTCTGCGCAGCACCTCGCTCATCGCGGACAGGTCGTCGGTCGCCCCCCGGACTGCGAACCGGCGGTACTCGGCCTTGCGGGGCAGCCCGTCCTCGAACACCACCA is a window from the Solwaraspora sp. WMMD792 genome containing:
- the yvcK gene encoding uridine diphosphate-N-acetylglucosamine-binding protein YvcK, translated to MSVLRVVAFGGGHGLAASLRGLRHAGAELALDLTAVVTVGDDGGSSGRLRADRGALPPGDLRQALAALAGPASADQLTAELFQHRFVPVPGEAPATDRPDPLTGHAVGNLVLCGLMELLGDPVAALDHVGRLLGATGRVLPMSCEPVSIEADVRGGDPRRPTDVVTVRGQHAVAVTRGRVESVRLQPKAPAACRPVLAAVRDADWLIFGPGSWYTSVIPHLLVPDLAAAIVASPARRLVTLNLAAEKETLGLSVADHLAALSWYLPQLQVDTVLADGTAVGDPEPAARAAESLGARLTLAPLAVADGSPRHDPVALGAALVPVLGSAR
- the rapZ gene encoding RNase adapter RapZ, translating into MHDGEPAGTVADQNEARLVVVTGVSGGGRSTVARALENVGYYVVDNLPQALLLDMAELAMRAGGAARRTAMVLDVRSRAFSTDLVGAIRALKERGYQPRVVFVDAAADVLIRRFESVRRSHPLQGDGRLADGIAAERDLLAEARDQADVIIDTSHLNENQLRRRVEELFGGEDARRLRITVLSFGFKYGLPPDADFVIDARFLPNPYWVPDLREYTGREASVSGYVLSQEGADDFVRNYAELVNATTAGFEREGKRYLTVAVGCTGGKHRSVAIAEELAVRLRQARLSVNAQHRDLGRE